From the Jilunia laotingensis genome, the window GTATACTAAAAGGAGTAAAAGGCATCAGTTTCGTAGAATTGAACAAAAAGGACATTGTACGCCATAAGTTGGTAGAACGCATTGTCGATGCTTATGAGAAATTCGATAAAGAACAAAAAGCCGAACGTGAAAAGCGTAAAGCAGAGGCAGAGGAAATACATAAAAACGGTAATTTGCAAATCGCTAAATAAATAACAAAATGAAAGCATTAACAAAAACTGATTTCAACTTTCCGGGACAAAAAAGCGTATATCACGGAAAAGTACGCGATGTATACAACATCAACGGTGAAAAACTTGTCATGGTAGCTACCGACCGTATTTCGGCCTTTGATGTAGTGCTGCCCGAAGGTATCCCCTACAAAGGACAAATGTTGAACCAGATTGCTGCAAAATTCCTTGATGCAACAACCGACATCTGCCCTAACTGGAAGCTGTCCACACCCGATCCGATGGTGACAGTAGGAGTACTTTGCGAAGGTTTCCCGGTTGAAATGATCGTACGTGGCTATCTCTGTGGAAGCGCATGGCGTGCTTATAAAAGTGGTGTCCGTGAAATCTGCGGTGTGAAATTGCCGGATGGTATGCGCGAGAACGAGAAATTCCCGGAACCGATTGTCACTCCGACTACAAAAGCAGAAATGGGACTTCATGACGAAGACATTTCTAAAGAGGAGATTCTGAAACAAGGGCTTGCTACCCCGGAAGAGTATGCCACCTTGGAGAAATATACGTTGGCTCTTTTTAAACGCGGAACAGAAATAGCAGCCAAACGCGGTTTGATCCTTGTAGACACAAAGTATGAATTCGGTAAACACGATGGCAAGATCTACCTGATGGACGAAATCCATACCCCGGACTCCAGCCGCTATTTCTATTCGGATGGATATCAGGAACGTTTCGAGAAAGGTGAACCCCAAAAACAGCTTTCAAAAGAATTTGTACGCGAATGGTTGATGGATAACGGATTCCAAGGAAAGGATGGACAGAAAGTTCCGGAAATGACACCTGAAATCGTACAAAGCATCAGCGACCGTTACATCGAACTATTTGAAAACATCACAGGAGAGAAATTCGTCAAGGAAGATACAAGCAACATTGCTGAACGTATCGAGAAAAATGTAGTTAAATCAATTAATAATGAATAATTAATAATGAAAAACGAAGAGAGGCACTAATCAATAAATAATTAATAATGAAAAACGAAGAGGAATGGATTAAAAGCAGCAGGTTAGGCGTTAAATACTTAATTATGTATCCTCTTTACCCGGCCAATTCCCTTCACTTTTCATTATTTTCTCATCATTATTCATCATTTGTCATGCTCCTCTTCGTTTTCAATTTTTCACTATTCATTATTAATTAATCAACTCCTCTCTCCTCGTTTTTAATTTTTAATTATTAATTATTAATTCACAACGTGCATTACCCACAAGAAAATATCAAGCCTTACGGCACGGACGGAAAGAAAAGTGAACAGGTAGAACAAATGTTCGACAATATTGCTCCTGCGTATGACATGCTGAATCATACCTTATCGTTGGGCATCGACAAAAGTTGGCGACACAAGGCGATCCGTTGGTTAAAACCTTTTCATCCGCAGCGTATTATGGATGTGGCAACCGGAACGGGGGATTTTGCAATTTTGGCCTACAAAATGTTGCAACCGGCTCAGTTGATCGGGACAGACATATCGGAAGGCATGATGAACGTGGGACGTGAAAAGGTAAAAAAGGAAGGTCTTTCGGACAAAATTTCATTTGCCCGAGAAGACTGCACCTCCCTCTCATTTGCTGACAACAGCTTTGACGCTATCACCGTGGCATTCGGCATTCGTAATTTTGAGGATTTGGATAAAGGACTCTCCGAAATGTGCCGAGTATTAACTCCCGGAGGACATCTGGTTATACTGGAATTGACTACACCCGACCGTTTTCCCATGAAGCAGATGTTTTACCTTTATTCGAAAATCGTCATACCTGTACTCGGCAAGCTATTTTCTAAAGACAACAGAGCCTATCGTTATTTGCCGCAGACCATACAGGCTTTTCCGCAAGGAGAAGTGATGAAGGACGTTATCTCGCGGGCAGGATTCAGCAAAGTGGAATTCCAAAGACTAACATTTGGCATCTGTACACTTTACACAGCAACCAAATAATCTTTCAAATCCCCTCTATTTATGGATAAATACGGTTTAATAGGCTATCCGTTAAAACACTCGTTTTCGATAGGTTACTTTAACGAGAAATTTCATTCGGAAGGCATTGATGCAGAGTATGTAA encodes:
- a CDS encoding phosphoribosylaminoimidazolesuccinocarboxamide synthase; translated protein: MKALTKTDFNFPGQKSVYHGKVRDVYNINGEKLVMVATDRISAFDVVLPEGIPYKGQMLNQIAAKFLDATTDICPNWKLSTPDPMVTVGVLCEGFPVEMIVRGYLCGSAWRAYKSGVREICGVKLPDGMRENEKFPEPIVTPTTKAEMGLHDEDISKEEILKQGLATPEEYATLEKYTLALFKRGTEIAAKRGLILVDTKYEFGKHDGKIYLMDEIHTPDSSRYFYSDGYQERFEKGEPQKQLSKEFVREWLMDNGFQGKDGQKVPEMTPEIVQSISDRYIELFENITGEKFVKEDTSNIAERIEKNVVKSINNE
- the ubiE gene encoding bifunctional demethylmenaquinone methyltransferase/2-methoxy-6-polyprenyl-1,4-benzoquinol methylase UbiE produces the protein MHYPQENIKPYGTDGKKSEQVEQMFDNIAPAYDMLNHTLSLGIDKSWRHKAIRWLKPFHPQRIMDVATGTGDFAILAYKMLQPAQLIGTDISEGMMNVGREKVKKEGLSDKISFAREDCTSLSFADNSFDAITVAFGIRNFEDLDKGLSEMCRVLTPGGHLVILELTTPDRFPMKQMFYLYSKIVIPVLGKLFSKDNRAYRYLPQTIQAFPQGEVMKDVISRAGFSKVEFQRLTFGICTLYTATK